The following proteins come from a genomic window of Achromobacter deleyi:
- a CDS encoding FAD-binding oxidoreductase produces MSTTDIAQRLVQVLGPDTVFTASEDIAPWLSDWRGLYNGHAQAVVRPRTTAEVATCLALCNEAGVPVVPRGGNTGLCGGATPDAAPVNVVLSLDRMNAVRAIDTVANTMVAEAGCILGNLRRAAQDAGRLLPLSLAAEDSSQIGGNVATNAGGVNVVRYGMARELVLGLEAVLPNGEIFNGLRTLRKDNTGYDLKQLLIGSEGTLGVITAVALRLYPRTDVRSVVLAAVESPAQALQLFEILFEQCGARLQAFEYFSGDCLDLVLTHAAGVQEPFDQRYPAYVLVELADTTDEAALTALLESVIGTALERGLCLDAAVSASLAQLQALWKLREEISEAQRADGPHLKHDVSLPIESIPDFMVSAEARVRALYPDIRPFIFGHFGDGNLHYNLSRPAGADRGWVAEHGAAITDAVLDEVNRYGGSISAEHGIGQLKREHFLHSKDAVELRLMREIKRVLDPKGIMNPGKLL; encoded by the coding sequence ATGAGCACAACCGACATCGCCCAGCGCCTGGTCCAGGTCCTCGGCCCCGACACCGTCTTCACCGCCAGCGAGGACATCGCGCCCTGGCTGTCCGACTGGCGCGGTCTTTACAACGGCCACGCGCAGGCGGTGGTCCGTCCGCGCACCACCGCCGAGGTCGCCACCTGCCTGGCGCTCTGCAACGAGGCCGGCGTGCCGGTGGTGCCGCGCGGCGGCAACACCGGCCTGTGCGGCGGCGCCACGCCCGATGCCGCGCCCGTCAACGTCGTCCTGAGCCTGGACCGCATGAACGCGGTGCGCGCCATCGACACCGTCGCCAACACCATGGTCGCCGAAGCCGGCTGCATCCTCGGCAACCTGCGCCGCGCCGCGCAGGACGCCGGCCGCCTGCTGCCCCTGAGCCTGGCCGCCGAAGATTCCAGCCAGATCGGCGGCAACGTCGCGACCAACGCCGGCGGCGTCAACGTGGTGCGCTACGGCATGGCGCGCGAGCTGGTGCTGGGCCTGGAAGCGGTGCTGCCCAACGGCGAGATCTTCAACGGCCTGCGCACCCTGCGCAAGGACAACACCGGCTACGACCTCAAACAGTTGCTGATCGGCTCCGAAGGCACGCTTGGCGTGATCACCGCCGTGGCCTTGCGCCTGTACCCGCGCACCGACGTGCGCTCGGTGGTGCTGGCCGCGGTCGAATCGCCCGCCCAGGCGCTGCAATTGTTCGAGATCCTGTTCGAGCAATGCGGCGCCCGCCTGCAGGCCTTCGAATATTTCTCGGGCGACTGCCTCGACCTGGTCCTGACGCACGCCGCCGGCGTGCAGGAGCCGTTCGATCAACGCTACCCCGCCTATGTGCTGGTCGAGCTGGCCGACACGACCGACGAAGCGGCCCTGACCGCGCTGCTGGAAAGCGTGATCGGCACGGCGCTCGAACGCGGCCTGTGCCTGGACGCCGCGGTCTCCGCGTCGCTGGCGCAGCTGCAGGCGCTGTGGAAGCTGCGCGAGGAAATCTCCGAAGCCCAGCGCGCCGACGGCCCGCACCTCAAGCACGATGTGTCGCTGCCGATCGAGAGCATTCCCGATTTCATGGTGTCGGCCGAGGCGCGCGTGCGCGCGCTGTACCCGGACATCCGCCCCTTCATCTTCGGCCACTTCGGCGACGGCAACCTGCACTACAACCTGTCGCGCCCGGCGGGCGCGGACCGCGGCTGGGTCGCCGAACACGGCGCCGCGATCACCGACGCGGTCCTGGACGAGGTCAACCGCTACGGCGGCAGCATCAGCGCGGAGCATGGGATCGGGCAGCTCAAGCGGGAGCATTTCCTGCATAGCAAGGATGCGGTTGAGTTGCGGTTGATGCGAGAGATCAAGCGGGTTTTGGATCCTAAGGGGATTATGAATCCTGGGAAGCTGCTTTAA
- the thiC gene encoding phosphomethylpyrimidine synthase ThiC: protein MNANPKFLAATAEVDAAAVAPLPKSRRVYEVGSRPDIRVPFREIEQDDTPTMFGGEKNPPLTVYDCSGPYTDPDARIDIRRGLPEVRRAWIDERGDTEVLSGPTSDYGKERLTDPKLTAMRFDLQRPPRRAVAGANVSQMHYARRGIITPEMEYVAIRESLRREHYLQTLRDSGPDGEKMVKRLLRQHPGQSFGAAIPAAITPEFVRDEIARGRAIIPANINHPEVEPMAIGRNFLVKINANIGNSAVSSGIGEEVEKMTWAIRWGGDTVMDLSTGKHIHETREWIIRNSPVPIGTVPIYQALEKVDGKAEELTWEIFRDTLIEQAEQGVDYFTIHAGVRLPFIPMTADRMTGIVSRGGSIMAKWCLAHHKESFLYERFEEICEIMKAYDVSFSLGDGLRPGSGYDANDEAQFAELKTLGELTQVAWKHDVQVMIEGPGHVPMQMIKENMELQLEHCHEAPFYTLGPLTTDIAPGYDHITSGIGAALIGWYGTAMLCYVTPKEHLGLPNKKDVKDGIITYKIAAHAADLAKGHPGAAIRDNALSKARFEFRWDDQFNLGLDPDTAKEFHDETLPKDSMKVAHFCSMCGPHFCSMKITQDVRDYAASQGVSEKDALQKGMQEKSIEFVKKGAEVYHRQ from the coding sequence CGTCTACGATTGCAGCGGCCCCTACACCGACCCCGATGCCAGGATCGACATCCGCCGCGGCCTGCCGGAAGTGCGCCGCGCCTGGATCGACGAGCGCGGCGACACGGAAGTGCTGTCCGGCCCGACCAGCGACTACGGCAAGGAACGCCTGACCGATCCCAAGCTGACGGCCATGCGCTTCGACCTGCAGCGCCCGCCGCGCCGCGCCGTGGCCGGCGCCAACGTCTCGCAGATGCACTACGCGCGCCGCGGCATCATCACGCCCGAAATGGAATACGTGGCGATCCGCGAAAGCCTGCGCCGCGAGCACTACCTGCAGACGCTGCGCGACAGCGGTCCGGACGGCGAGAAGATGGTCAAGCGCCTGCTGCGCCAGCACCCGGGCCAGTCGTTCGGCGCCGCCATCCCGGCCGCCATCACGCCGGAATTCGTGCGCGACGAGATCGCCCGCGGCCGCGCCATCATCCCCGCCAACATCAACCACCCGGAAGTCGAGCCGATGGCGATCGGCCGCAATTTCCTGGTCAAGATCAACGCCAACATCGGCAACTCGGCCGTCAGTTCGGGCATCGGCGAGGAAGTCGAGAAGATGACCTGGGCGATCCGCTGGGGCGGCGACACGGTCATGGACCTGTCGACGGGCAAGCACATCCACGAAACGCGTGAATGGATCATCCGCAATTCGCCGGTGCCGATCGGCACGGTGCCGATCTACCAGGCGCTGGAGAAGGTCGACGGCAAGGCCGAGGAACTGACCTGGGAGATCTTCCGCGACACGCTGATCGAGCAGGCCGAACAGGGCGTGGACTACTTCACGATCCACGCCGGCGTGCGCCTGCCGTTCATTCCGATGACGGCGGACCGCATGACGGGTATCGTCTCGCGCGGCGGCTCGATCATGGCCAAGTGGTGTCTGGCGCACCACAAGGAGAGCTTCCTGTACGAGCGCTTCGAGGAAATCTGCGAAATCATGAAGGCCTACGACGTCAGCTTCTCGCTGGGCGACGGCCTGCGCCCGGGCTCGGGCTACGATGCCAACGACGAAGCCCAGTTCGCCGAGCTGAAGACGCTGGGCGAGCTGACGCAGGTGGCCTGGAAGCACGATGTGCAGGTGATGATCGAAGGCCCCGGCCACGTGCCGATGCAGATGATCAAGGAAAACATGGAGCTGCAGCTGGAACACTGCCACGAGGCGCCGTTCTACACGCTGGGCCCCCTGACGACCGACATCGCGCCGGGCTACGACCACATCACCTCGGGCATCGGCGCGGCGCTGATCGGCTGGTACGGCACGGCGATGCTCTGTTACGTGACGCCCAAGGAACACCTGGGGCTGCCGAACAAGAAGGACGTGAAGGACGGCATCATCACGTACAAGATCGCGGCGCACGCGGCGGACCTGGCCAAGGGCCATCCGGGCGCGGCGATCCGCGACAACGCGCTGTCGAAGGCGCGTTTCGAGTTCCGCTGGGACGACCAGTTCAATCTGGGCCTGGATCCGGACACGGCGAAGGAGTTCCACGACGAGACACTGCCGAAGGACTCGATGAAGGTGGCGCACTTCTGCTCGATGTGCGGCCCGCATTTCTGCAGCATGAAGATCACGCAGGACGTGCGTGATTACGCGGCCTCGCAAGGCGTGAGCGAAAAAGACGCCCTCCAAAAAGGCATGCAGGAGAAGTCGATCGAGTTCGTGAAGAAGGGCGCCGAGGTTTATCACCGGCAGTGA
- a CDS encoding FadR/GntR family transcriptional regulator, with product MLTKSLTLTEQVARQIAGDIAHGVYPVGAKLPSGRILAEQYGVSAAVIREVTERLRAQGLVQSRQGSGSVVLARTGAQGFQVPADIAVSREQLASVYELRMELEGGAAALAAERRNAADLEAMARALADLERHQHHPEHGVEHDIAFHLAIAAATHNPFYQDLLQYLNLQLRLAVSTARANSRQLAGMTDAVHHEHVAVFEAIRDRDAPRARLMAERHLRQAASRLRLDSLFPASRQTS from the coding sequence ATGCTGACCAAGAGCCTCACCCTGACCGAACAGGTTGCCCGCCAGATCGCGGGCGACATTGCCCATGGCGTCTACCCCGTGGGCGCCAAGCTGCCGTCCGGCCGTATCCTGGCCGAGCAGTACGGCGTCAGCGCCGCGGTCATCCGCGAGGTCACCGAGCGCCTGCGCGCGCAGGGCCTGGTGCAGAGCCGCCAGGGATCGGGCAGCGTGGTGCTGGCGCGCACCGGCGCGCAGGGCTTCCAGGTGCCCGCCGACATCGCCGTCAGCCGCGAGCAGTTGGCCAGCGTCTACGAATTGCGCATGGAACTGGAAGGCGGCGCCGCCGCCCTGGCGGCCGAGCGCCGCAACGCCGCCGACCTGGAGGCCATGGCCCGCGCCCTGGCCGACCTGGAACGTCATCAGCACCATCCCGAACACGGGGTCGAGCACGACATCGCCTTCCACCTGGCGATCGCGGCCGCGACCCACAACCCGTTCTACCAGGACCTGCTGCAGTACCTGAACCTGCAATTGCGCCTGGCCGTCAGCACCGCGCGCGCCAACAGCCGCCAGCTGGCGGGCATGACGGACGCCGTGCACCACGAACACGTCGCCGTGTTCGAGGCCATCCGCGACCGCGATGCGCCGCGCGCGCGCCTGATGGCCGAACGCCACCTGCGGCAGGCGGCCAGCCGCCTGCGCCTCGATTCCCTCTTTCCCGCCTCCAGGCAGACATCATGA
- a CDS encoding sensor domain-containing diguanylate cyclase has product MSFSLPKWRLTRWLTDSGQDTPADIRTALIASLFGTLPIFAGGVINTLMISGVVAWRRPEPLYISWLVLEIVLAVVRVTILRSALRNAARGGNTHTDIYIVLALLWAFSVGYGVFVTFLNHDWLAATLAGVSCGAMAGGICFRNYGAPRLVAAMIFLSLGPMCLGALFAGEYVTAIVFIQIPFYLVSMSIASQRLRRILVSTMLAERENERRASQDALTGLANRAGLEAALERICASARGQDSAAALFYMDMDDFKIINDTHGHAAGDHVLKTIAQRMRAMLRVDDVAARIGGDEFIVLATGIDATAALRLGNHLLRDAIQPITLADGTRVSVGLSIGISIISGTDRKAQSVLDSADAALYRAKAQGGRRCAVAGAPDLEAVRETGDAAATA; this is encoded by the coding sequence TTGAGCTTCAGCCTGCCCAAGTGGCGGCTGACCCGATGGTTGACGGATTCCGGGCAGGACACGCCAGCGGACATCCGCACCGCGTTGATTGCCAGTCTGTTCGGCACGCTGCCCATCTTCGCGGGCGGCGTCATCAATACCCTGATGATCTCGGGCGTGGTCGCCTGGCGCCGGCCCGAGCCGCTCTATATCTCCTGGCTGGTGCTGGAGATCGTGCTGGCGGTGGTGCGGGTCACCATTCTGCGCTCGGCCCTGCGCAACGCCGCCCGGGGCGGCAACACCCATACCGACATCTACATCGTGCTGGCGCTGCTGTGGGCGTTCAGCGTCGGCTACGGCGTCTTCGTCACCTTCCTCAACCATGACTGGCTGGCCGCCACGCTGGCCGGCGTGTCCTGCGGCGCCATGGCGGGCGGCATCTGCTTTCGCAACTACGGCGCGCCGCGGCTGGTGGCCGCGATGATCTTCCTGAGCCTGGGGCCGATGTGCCTGGGCGCGCTGTTCGCCGGCGAATACGTCACCGCCATCGTCTTCATCCAGATCCCGTTCTACCTGGTCAGCATGAGCATCGCCTCGCAGCGGCTGCGGCGCATCCTGGTGTCCACCATGCTGGCCGAGCGCGAGAACGAACGCCGCGCCAGCCAGGACGCGCTGACCGGCCTGGCCAACCGCGCCGGGCTGGAAGCGGCGCTCGAGCGCATCTGCGCCAGCGCCCGCGGGCAGGACAGCGCCGCCGCGCTGTTCTACATGGACATGGATGACTTCAAGATCATCAATGACACCCACGGCCATGCCGCCGGCGACCACGTGCTCAAGACCATCGCCCAGCGCATGCGCGCCATGCTGCGGGTGGACGACGTCGCGGCCCGCATCGGCGGCGACGAATTCATCGTGCTGGCCACCGGCATCGACGCCACCGCCGCGCTGCGCCTGGGCAACCACCTGCTGCGCGACGCGATCCAGCCGATCACGCTGGCCGATGGCACGCGGGTCAGCGTGGGATTGTCGATCGGCATCTCGATCATTTCCGGCACCGACCGCAAGGCCCAGTCGGTGCTGGACTCGGCCGACGCGGCGCTGTACCGCGCCAAGGCGCAGGGCGGCCGCCGCTGCGCGGTCGCCGGGGCGCCAGACCTGGAAGCGGTCCGGGAGACCGGCGACGCCGCCGCGACGGCCTGA
- the gpmA gene encoding 2,3-diphosphoglycerate-dependent phosphoglycerate mutase, translating into MHKLVLMRHGESQWNLENRFTGWTDVDLTETGREQARKAGELLKKEGYTFDLAYSSVLKRAIRTLWIALDAMDAMYTPVGVNWRLNERHYGALQGLNKAETAAKYGDEQVLVWRRAYAIAPEPLALDDERHPRFDSRYAKIPADQLPATECLKDTVARVLPFWNESIAPAIRAGRKVLIAAHGNSLRALIKHLDNVSDDDIVNLNIPTGQPLVYELDDDLRPIRHYYLGDAAEIEAAMAAVAAQGKAKKD; encoded by the coding sequence ATGCATAAACTCGTTCTGATGCGCCACGGCGAAAGCCAGTGGAATCTGGAAAACCGCTTCACCGGCTGGACTGACGTCGACCTGACTGAAACCGGCCGTGAACAGGCCCGCAAGGCGGGCGAATTGCTCAAGAAAGAAGGCTACACCTTCGATCTGGCCTACTCGTCGGTGCTCAAGCGCGCCATCCGCACCCTGTGGATCGCCCTGGACGCCATGGACGCCATGTACACCCCGGTGGGCGTGAACTGGCGCCTGAACGAGCGCCACTACGGCGCCCTGCAAGGCCTGAACAAGGCCGAGACCGCCGCCAAGTACGGCGACGAGCAGGTGCTGGTCTGGCGCCGCGCCTACGCCATCGCCCCGGAACCCCTGGCGCTGGACGACGAGCGCCACCCGCGCTTCGACAGCCGCTACGCCAAGATCCCGGCCGACCAGCTGCCGGCCACCGAGTGCCTGAAGGACACCGTGGCGCGCGTGCTGCCGTTCTGGAACGAATCCATCGCCCCGGCCATCCGCGCCGGCCGCAAGGTGCTGATCGCCGCCCACGGCAACAGCCTGCGCGCCCTCATCAAGCACCTGGACAACGTCTCGGACGACGACATCGTCAACCTGAACATCCCCACCGGCCAGCCGCTGGTGTATGAATTGGATGATGACCTGCGTCCGATCCGCCACTATTATCTCGGCGATGCCGCCGAGATCGAGGCGGCCATGGCCGCGGTCGCGGCTCAAGGCAAGGCTAAGAAGGACTGA
- a CDS encoding S41 family peptidase — translation MSTRKFRGFGLIAIGAVAGVLLSVGVTAVAQRGSPLPLDELRQLSNVFAAIKNNYVESVDDKTLIDNAISGMVSNLDPHSAYLDADAFREMQTATQGEFGGLGIEVGAEDGFVKVISPIEDTPAARAGVMAGDLIIKIDDTPTKGMSLNDAVKLMRGAPKSPITLTIMRADRPQPIVLKIVRDIIKVRSVRSKMLDNGVAYVRIAQFQEKTGVDLAKQLKDLGAKEAPKGLVLDLRNDPGGLLTSAIGVSGAFLPADALVVSTDGRTPDARHKYLATPSEYARGESNYLSGLPAWTKTVPMVVLVNVGSASASEIVAGALQDHKRAKVLGNRTFGKGSVQVILPLSETTAVKLTTSRYFTPSGRSIQATGIEPDYVVADTADGDLFRLPREADLQRHLSNPGTANEVKSNSDQDNVDVPTKVFEFGGKDDFQLQQAVNLLAGKPVQKGSARAQAKADAKPGTGTAQRMKITPTGVEPSKDK, via the coding sequence ATGAGCACTCGCAAGTTTCGCGGTTTCGGTCTGATTGCCATCGGTGCGGTGGCAGGTGTCTTGCTCAGCGTGGGCGTGACGGCTGTCGCCCAGCGCGGCAGCCCCTTGCCGCTGGATGAACTCAGGCAACTGAGCAACGTCTTCGCCGCCATCAAGAACAACTACGTCGAGTCGGTGGACGACAAGACGCTGATCGACAATGCCATCTCCGGCATGGTGTCGAACCTGGACCCGCACTCCGCCTACCTGGATGCCGACGCGTTCCGCGAAATGCAGACGGCCACGCAGGGTGAGTTCGGCGGCCTGGGCATCGAAGTCGGCGCCGAAGACGGCTTCGTCAAGGTCATCTCGCCCATCGAAGACACCCCCGCCGCGCGCGCGGGCGTCATGGCCGGCGACCTCATCATCAAGATCGACGACACGCCCACCAAGGGCATGTCGCTGAACGACGCCGTCAAGCTCATGCGCGGCGCGCCCAAGTCGCCCATCACGCTGACCATCATGCGCGCCGACCGGCCGCAGCCGATCGTGCTCAAGATCGTGCGCGACATCATCAAGGTGCGCAGCGTGCGCAGCAAGATGCTGGACAACGGCGTGGCCTACGTGCGCATCGCCCAGTTCCAGGAAAAGACCGGCGTCGACCTGGCCAAGCAGCTCAAGGACCTGGGCGCCAAGGAAGCCCCCAAGGGCCTGGTGCTCGACCTGCGCAACGACCCGGGCGGCCTGCTGACCAGTGCCATCGGCGTGTCCGGCGCGTTCCTGCCGGCCGACGCCCTGGTGGTGTCGACCGACGGCCGTACCCCGGACGCCCGCCACAAATACCTGGCGACCCCGTCGGAATACGCCCGCGGCGAAAGCAACTACCTGTCGGGCCTGCCGGCCTGGACCAAGACCGTGCCGATGGTGGTGCTGGTCAACGTCGGTTCGGCCTCGGCCTCGGAAATCGTGGCCGGCGCGCTGCAGGACCACAAGCGCGCCAAGGTGCTGGGCAACCGCACCTTCGGCAAGGGCTCGGTGCAGGTGATCCTGCCGCTGTCGGAAACCACCGCGGTCAAGCTCACCACCTCGCGCTACTTCACGCCCAGCGGCCGTTCGATCCAGGCCACCGGCATCGAGCCCGACTACGTCGTGGCCGACACCGCCGACGGCGACCTGTTCCGCCTGCCGCGCGAAGCCGACCTGCAACGCCACCTGTCCAACCCGGGCACGGCCAACGAAGTGAAGTCCAACTCGGACCAGGACAACGTCGACGTGCCGACCAAGGTGTTCGAGTTCGGCGGCAAGGATGACTTCCAGCTGCAGCAGGCGGTCAACCTGCTGGCCGGCAAGCCGGTGCAGAAGGGCTCGGCCCGCGCCCAGGCCAAGGCTGACGCCAAGCCCGGCACCGGCACCGCCCAGCGCATGAAGATCACGCCGACCGGAGTCGAGCCCAGCAAGGACAAATGA
- a CDS encoding HesA/MoeB/ThiF family protein, with translation MNDEQLLRYARHILLDELGIEGQERLLAARVLIVGGGGLGSPAALYLATAGVGEITLADDDVVELSNLQRQILHTTASVGRPKAESGRDMLAAFNPQTRVHARVERLQGQALSDAVAQADLVLDCTDNFTTRHAINRACVQHRKPLVSGAAIRFDGQVSVYDLRDPEAPCYHCLFPEADDVEEANCATMGVFAPVVGIIGSMQAAEALKLLSGVGESLSGRLLWLDVRTMQWRSVNVQRDPECAVCGVRGH, from the coding sequence ATGAACGACGAGCAACTACTGCGCTACGCCCGCCACATCCTGCTCGACGAGCTGGGTATCGAAGGGCAGGAAAGACTGCTGGCGGCGCGTGTGCTTATCGTAGGGGGGGGTGGACTGGGTTCGCCCGCCGCGCTCTACCTGGCCACCGCCGGCGTCGGCGAGATCACGCTGGCCGATGACGACGTCGTCGAGCTCAGCAACCTGCAGCGCCAGATCCTCCACACCACCGCGAGCGTGGGCCGGCCCAAGGCCGAGTCCGGCCGCGACATGCTGGCCGCCTTCAATCCCCAGACCCGCGTGCATGCCCGCGTCGAGCGGCTGCAGGGCCAGGCCCTGTCCGACGCCGTGGCGCAAGCCGACCTGGTGCTGGACTGCACCGACAACTTCACCACCCGCCACGCCATCAACCGCGCCTGCGTGCAGCATCGCAAGCCGCTGGTGTCGGGCGCGGCCATCCGCTTCGACGGCCAGGTCAGCGTCTACGACCTGCGCGACCCCGAGGCGCCTTGCTACCACTGCCTGTTTCCCGAGGCCGACGACGTCGAAGAGGCCAATTGCGCCACCATGGGCGTGTTCGCGCCGGTGGTCGGCATCATCGGCAGCATGCAGGCGGCCGAGGCGCTCAAGCTGCTTTCGGGCGTGGGCGAGAGCCTGTCGGGACGCCTGCTGTGGCTCGACGTGCGCACCATGCAATGGCGCAGCGTCAACGTGCAGCGCGATCCCGAGTGCGCGGTTTGCGGGGTCCGCGGGCACTGA